One genomic segment of Pseudonocardia sp. T1-2H includes these proteins:
- a CDS encoding sigma-70 family RNA polymerase sigma factor, with protein sequence MAARKSPVRKSTGSPRSLPSQRTSSDEVEPSARPELTAEDLDAQSPAADLVRVYLNGIGKTALLTAAQEVDLARRIEAGVFAKHKLDTAAQTGEEIEVGLARDLRAVVRDGARARNHLLEANLRLVVSLAKRYTGRGMPLLDLIQEGNLGLIRAVEKFDYAKGFKFSTYATWWIRQAITRGMADQARTIRLPVHLVEQVNKLARIKRDMHQRMGREATHEEMAEESGLPVEKIADLLDHARDPVSLDMPVGTDEEAPLGDFIEDAEAADAENTVISHLLHDDLRRVLSTLEDREQAVIRMRYGLDDGQPRTLDQIGRRFGLSRERVRQIEREVMAKLRIGERADRLRAYAS encoded by the coding sequence ATGGCTGCCCGCAAGTCCCCGGTCCGGAAGTCCACCGGCTCGCCGCGGAGCCTGCCGAGCCAGCGTACCTCTTCCGACGAGGTGGAGCCGTCCGCCCGACCGGAGCTCACCGCCGAGGACCTCGACGCGCAGAGTCCCGCCGCGGACCTGGTGCGTGTGTACCTCAACGGCATCGGCAAGACCGCACTGCTCACCGCCGCCCAGGAGGTCGACCTCGCCCGGCGGATCGAGGCGGGCGTCTTCGCGAAGCACAAGCTCGACACCGCCGCCCAGACCGGCGAGGAGATCGAGGTCGGGCTCGCCCGTGACCTGCGGGCCGTGGTCCGCGACGGTGCGCGCGCCCGCAACCACCTGCTGGAGGCGAACCTCCGGCTCGTCGTGTCCCTGGCCAAGCGTTACACCGGCCGCGGGATGCCGCTCCTGGACCTCATCCAGGAGGGCAACCTGGGGCTGATCCGCGCCGTCGAGAAGTTCGACTACGCGAAGGGCTTCAAGTTCTCCACGTACGCGACGTGGTGGATCCGACAGGCCATCACCCGTGGCATGGCGGACCAGGCCCGCACCATCCGGCTGCCCGTCCACCTGGTCGAGCAGGTCAACAAGCTGGCCCGGATCAAGCGGGACATGCACCAGCGGATGGGCCGCGAGGCCACGCACGAGGAGATGGCCGAGGAGTCGGGCCTGCCCGTCGAGAAGATCGCAGACCTGCTGGACCACGCCCGTGACCCGGTGAGCCTGGACATGCCCGTCGGCACCGACGAGGAGGCCCCGCTCGGGGACTTCATCGAGGACGCCGAGGCCGCGGACGCCGAGAACACCGTGATCTCGCACCTGCTGCACGACGACCTGCGCCGGGTGCTCTCGACGCTGGAGGACCGCGAGCAGGCGGTGATCCGGATGCGCTACGGCCTGGACGACGGGCAGCCGCGCACGCTGGACCAGATCGGCCGCCGCTTCGGGCTCTCCCGCGAGCGGGTCCGTCAGATCGAGCGCGAGGTCATGGCCAAGCTGCGGATCGGTGAGCGGGCGGACCGCCTGCGCGCCTACGCCAGCTGA
- a CDS encoding flavin reductase family protein produces the protein MPSTSTAPEAVTAATMRDVLGHFVSGVVVVTAQGPDGPLGFTCQSFASLSLDPPLISFSPARTSSTWPRIREVGSFCVNILAEDHQEISNAFARSGTDKYAGKNWRPAPSGAPILDGVSAWIDCTLWNEYDGGDHTVVVGRVTDLGADPARLPLTFYRGSYGIAPPAGTADAEEN, from the coding sequence ATGCCGAGCACCAGCACCGCTCCCGAGGCGGTCACCGCGGCGACCATGCGGGACGTCCTCGGCCACTTCGTGTCCGGCGTCGTGGTCGTCACCGCACAGGGACCCGACGGCCCGCTGGGCTTCACCTGCCAGTCCTTCGCGTCGCTCTCGCTCGACCCCCCGCTGATCAGCTTCTCCCCCGCCCGCACGTCGTCGACGTGGCCGCGGATCCGCGAGGTCGGCTCGTTCTGCGTGAACATCCTCGCCGAGGACCACCAGGAGATCAGCAACGCGTTCGCCCGCTCCGGTACGGACAAGTACGCGGGCAAGAACTGGCGGCCCGCGCCGTCCGGGGCCCCGATCCTCGACGGTGTGAGCGCCTGGATCGACTGCACCCTCTGGAACGAGTACGACGGCGGGGACCACACGGTGGTCGTCGGGCGGGTCACGGATCTCGGTGCGGACCCGGCCCGGCTTCCGCTGACCTTCTACCGGGGCAGCTACGGCATCGCCCCGCCCGCGGGCACCGCGGACGCCGAGGAGAACTGA
- a CDS encoding HAD family hydrolase, with translation MRLAVLDMAGTTVADDGLVLDAVRRGLTAVRVPLDGPRFPALRRQAEATMDRATLTVFGDLLDGDMQLARRAAVAYEACLATAVAAGRIREIPGARVAIETLRASGVAVALVCGFGPETRDAVIDALGWAGLVDAVLSPCDAGGRGLPDPALVLGAARRTEVELPDAVVAGDASAGILAAVRAGAGLAVGVRTGAHSEPVLRRAGAQAVIDSVADLPALLGLPG, from the coding sequence ATGCGGTTGGCCGTTCTCGACATGGCGGGCACCACCGTGGCCGACGACGGGCTCGTCCTCGACGCGGTCCGGCGTGGCCTCACCGCGGTGCGCGTCCCCCTGGACGGCCCGCGGTTCCCCGCGCTGCGCCGGCAGGCCGAGGCGACGATGGACAGGGCGACGCTGACCGTCTTCGGCGATCTCCTCGACGGCGACATGCAGCTGGCGCGACGGGCGGCCGTGGCCTACGAGGCCTGCCTGGCCACGGCGGTGGCGGCCGGGCGGATCCGGGAGATCCCCGGGGCCCGGGTGGCGATCGAGACGCTGCGCGCCTCCGGGGTGGCCGTCGCGCTGGTCTGCGGGTTCGGGCCGGAGACCCGGGACGCGGTGATCGACGCGCTCGGCTGGGCCGGCCTCGTCGACGCCGTGCTCTCGCCCTGCGACGCCGGCGGGCGCGGCCTGCCGGATCCGGCGCTGGTCCTCGGCGCGGCGAGGCGCACCGAGGTGGAGCTGCCCGACGCAGTCGTCGCCGGCGACGCGAGCGCCGGGATCCTCGCCGCCGTCCGGGCGGGGGCCGGGCTCGCGGTGGGGGTCCGCACCGGCGCGCACTCCGAGCCCGTGCTGCGCCGGGCGGGGGCGCAGGCCGTGATCGACTCGGTGGCGGACCTGCCGGCGTTGCTCGGCCTGCCCGGCTGA
- a CDS encoding aldehyde dehydrogenase gives MADLERFSMLIGGKPVDALSGRTFESQNPYTGRPWALVPDGGPEDVDAAVSAARTALNGEWGATTGFARAALLRRLGELVGENAERLARLEVADSGKLYREMIGQLTGLGGWYAYYAGLADKIEGRQIPSPNPNYLVYTRHEPVGVVAAITPWNSPLLLMTWKLAPALAAGCTIVIKPSEHSPVSTLAFAELIEQAGFPPGVVNVVSGQSREVGAALAGHPGVDKVAFTGSTATGRAVAHAAAENLNKVTLELGGKSPQVVFPDADLKAAANGLVAGVFAATGQTCMAGSRLIVHEDVHDELVRLVAERASQIRLGDPNDPETEMGPVANGPQYEKVLGYLRTARDEGATVAYGGGADEGLGGYFVQPTVLTGVGPESTIVREEVFGPVLSAYTFRTEEEAVELANDTPYGLASAVWTKDVHRGHRVAAKIRAGTVWINAYRVVAPSVPFGGVGLSGLGRENGAGAVSEYTEEKAVWVELSGQTRDPFTLG, from the coding sequence ATGGCCGATCTCGAGCGGTTCTCGATGCTGATCGGCGGCAAGCCCGTCGACGCCCTGTCCGGCCGGACCTTCGAGTCCCAGAACCCCTACACCGGCCGGCCGTGGGCGCTGGTCCCGGACGGAGGCCCCGAGGACGTCGACGCCGCCGTGTCCGCGGCCCGCACCGCCCTGAACGGCGAGTGGGGTGCCACCACCGGTTTCGCCCGGGCCGCGCTGCTGCGGCGTCTCGGGGAACTGGTGGGGGAGAACGCCGAACGCCTCGCCCGGCTCGAGGTCGCCGACTCCGGGAAGCTCTACCGCGAGATGATCGGCCAGCTGACCGGGCTCGGCGGCTGGTACGCCTACTACGCGGGGCTCGCGGACAAGATCGAGGGCCGGCAGATCCCCTCGCCGAACCCGAACTACCTCGTCTACACCCGGCACGAGCCGGTCGGGGTCGTCGCCGCGATCACGCCCTGGAACTCGCCGCTGCTGCTCATGACCTGGAAGCTCGCGCCCGCGCTGGCCGCCGGCTGCACGATCGTGATCAAGCCCTCGGAGCACTCGCCGGTGTCCACGCTGGCCTTCGCGGAGCTGATCGAACAGGCGGGGTTCCCGCCGGGCGTCGTGAACGTCGTGTCCGGGCAGAGCCGGGAGGTGGGGGCCGCGCTGGCCGGGCACCCGGGCGTGGACAAGGTCGCCTTCACCGGCTCGACGGCCACCGGTCGGGCGGTGGCGCACGCCGCCGCGGAGAACCTGAACAAGGTCACCCTGGAGCTCGGCGGGAAGTCCCCGCAGGTCGTGTTCCCGGACGCGGACCTGAAGGCCGCGGCGAACGGGCTGGTCGCGGGCGTCTTCGCGGCGACCGGGCAGACCTGCATGGCCGGCAGCCGGCTGATCGTGCACGAGGACGTGCACGACGAGCTGGTCCGGCTCGTCGCGGAGCGCGCGTCGCAGATCCGGCTCGGGGACCCGAACGACCCGGAGACCGAGATGGGTCCGGTGGCGAACGGCCCGCAGTACGAGAAGGTCCTCGGTTACCTGCGCACCGCGCGGGACGAGGGCGCCACCGTCGCCTACGGCGGCGGCGCGGACGAGGGCCTGGGCGGCTACTTCGTGCAGCCGACGGTGCTCACGGGCGTCGGACCGGAGTCGACGATCGTCCGCGAGGAGGTCTTCGGACCGGTGCTCTCGGCGTACACGTTCCGTACCGAGGAGGAGGCGGTCGAGCTGGCCAACGACACGCCGTACGGCCTCGCCTCCGCGGTGTGGACGAAGGACGTGCACCGCGGCCACCGGGTCGCCGCGAAGATCCGGGCGGGCACGGTGTGGATCAACGCCTACCGCGTGGTGGCGCCGAGCGTGCCCTTCGGCGGCGTCGGGCTCAGCGGCCTGGGCCGGGAGAACGGCGCGGGTGCGGTCTCGGAGTACACCGAGGAGAAGGCGGTGTGGGTGGAGCTCAGCGGCCAGACGCGGGATCCGTTCACCCTGGGGTGA
- a CDS encoding alpha/beta fold hydrolase, with product MTAAAQTPLELHRRSTNAGPHDGTDDFGSVPLAGASGPVPGGRGDADDGSPHPHPLRFLAGYHAVTTARSVTELARAAATAWVDTVTHFRTPLETAARGMAWWSTMLDRRVPQWHLPNEIVLSTPFAHLRDFTAPEDRDDAVVPTLVLPPQAGHSSTVVDFSPQQSQIAVIRAAGLTRVYSLDWRPATAATRTVTVTDYLDMIDRSIRRMGGKANLVGDCQGGWLATIYAALHPERVHTLTLAGAPIDFHAGDSVIAASTLAMAGKLGMASYKALVASGGGNMPGRAVLANFIMIQPQSEISRQLQLLENIDDAAHVERYRVFEDWFKHTQDIPGAFYLWLVENLFWKNRLISGELEIDGRKVDMSSITCPLFLLAGSTDHITPPAQLFAAADAVGTPPKKITKRIATGGHLGLFMGRDALRHDWPPLLEAVRKLSDTDPRSTSRRRRASQAVADPRDTPRVPAP from the coding sequence ATGACCGCTGCTGCACAGACCCCGTTGGAGCTGCACCGGAGATCGACGAACGCCGGACCGCACGACGGGACGGACGACTTCGGCTCCGTCCCGCTGGCCGGCGCCTCCGGCCCGGTCCCGGGCGGGCGTGGCGACGCCGACGACGGCTCACCGCACCCCCACCCGCTCCGCTTCCTGGCCGGTTACCACGCCGTCACCACGGCCCGCAGCGTCACCGAGCTGGCCCGCGCGGCCGCGACGGCCTGGGTCGACACCGTCACCCACTTCAGGACGCCGTTGGAGACCGCCGCGCGCGGCATGGCGTGGTGGTCGACGATGCTGGACCGCCGGGTACCCCAGTGGCACCTGCCGAACGAGATCGTGCTCAGCACGCCGTTCGCGCACCTGCGGGACTTCACCGCACCCGAGGACCGCGACGACGCCGTCGTGCCGACCCTGGTGCTCCCGCCGCAGGCAGGGCACTCGTCGACGGTCGTGGACTTCTCCCCGCAGCAGAGCCAGATCGCCGTCATCCGCGCCGCGGGCCTGACAAGGGTCTACTCGCTGGACTGGCGGCCGGCCACGGCCGCGACGCGCACGGTCACCGTCACGGACTACCTCGACATGATCGACCGGTCGATCCGCCGGATGGGCGGGAAGGCGAACCTCGTCGGGGACTGCCAGGGCGGCTGGCTGGCCACCATCTACGCCGCGCTGCACCCGGAGCGGGTGCACACGCTCACCCTGGCCGGCGCGCCGATCGACTTCCACGCCGGGGACTCCGTCATCGCGGCCTCGACGCTGGCGATGGCCGGGAAGCTGGGCATGGCATCGTACAAGGCGCTCGTGGCGTCCGGCGGCGGGAACATGCCCGGCCGGGCGGTGCTCGCGAACTTCATCATGATCCAGCCGCAGTCCGAGATCTCCCGACAGCTGCAGCTGCTGGAGAACATCGACGACGCCGCGCACGTCGAGCGGTACCGCGTCTTCGAGGACTGGTTCAAGCACACCCAGGACATCCCGGGCGCCTTCTACCTCTGGCTCGTGGAGAACCTGTTCTGGAAGAACCGGCTGATCTCGGGCGAACTGGAGATCGACGGCCGGAAGGTGGACATGAGCTCCATCACGTGTCCGTTGTTCCTGCTGGCCGGATCGACGGACCACATCACCCCGCCCGCACAGCTGTTCGCGGCCGCGGACGCCGTCGGCACCCCCCCGAAGAAGATCACGAAGCGGATCGCGACGGGCGGGCACCTGGGCCTGTTCATGGGCCGGGACGCGCTGCGTCACGACTGGCCGCCCCTGCTCGAGGCGGTGCGGAAGCTCTCGGACACCGACCCGCGGAGCACCAGCCGGCGGCGGCGCGCGTCGCAGGCGGTCGCGGACCCGCGGGACACCCCGCGCGTGCCCGCGCCGTGA